The following proteins are co-located in the Bos indicus isolate NIAB-ARS_2022 breed Sahiwal x Tharparkar chromosome 8, NIAB-ARS_B.indTharparkar_mat_pri_1.0, whole genome shotgun sequence genome:
- the LOC139184632 gene encoding olfactory receptor 13C7-like has protein sequence MGKTNQSSVTEFVLLGLSGYPELEAIYFVLVLFMYLVILLGNGVIIIVSVCDSHLHTPMYFFLSNLSFLDICYTSSSIPLFLSSFLTTKKTISFSGCGVQMFLSFAMGATECVLLSMMAFDRYVAICNPLRYPIIMSKNSYVPMAAGSWIAGGVNSMLQTSLAMQLPFCGDNVINHFTCEILAVLKLACADISINVISMVVANMIFLVVPVLFIFISYVFILSTILRIPSSEGRRKAFSTCSAHLTVVIIFYGTILFMYAKPKAKDSSGADKVQVTDKIISLFYGVVTPMLNPLIYSLRNKDVKAAVKNILCQKCFSGGK, from the coding sequence ATGGGAAAGACCAATCAGTCTTCTGTTACAGAATTTGTCCTGCTGGGGCTTTCTGGCTACCCAGAGCTTGAAGCCATTTATTTCGTACTGGTGTTATTTATGTACCTGGTGATCCTGCTGGGAAATGGTGTCATCATCATTGTAAGTGTCTGTGACTCTCACCTGCATacccccatgtactttttcctcagtAACTTATCATTCTTGGATATTTGCTACACCAGTTCTTCTATCCCCTTATTTCTTAGCAGTTTCTTAACTACAAAGaagaccatttccttctccggatgTGGAGTACAAATGTTTCTCTCTTTTGCTATGGGAGCCACGGAGTGTGTCCTTCTAAGCATGATGGCatttgaccgctatgtggccatctgcaaccCTTTGAGATACCCCATCATTATGAGCAAGAATTCGTATGTGCCTATGGCTGCAGGGTCCTGGATTGCAGGGGGTGTCAATTCTATGTTGCAAACCTCTCTTGCAATGCAGCTTCCTTTCTGTGGGGATAATGTCATTAATCATTTTACTTGTGAAATCTTGGCTGTCTTAAAATTGGCCTGTGCTGATATCTCCATAAATGTTATTAGCATGGTTGTTGCTAACATGATTTTTCTTGTGGTCCcagtactttttattttcatttcctatgTTTTCATTCTCTCTACCATCCTGAGGATTCCTTCTTCAGAGGGAAGGcgcaaagccttctccacctgctctgCCCACTTAACAGTGGTGATTATATTCTATGGAACCATCCTCTTCATGTATGCAAAGCCCAAGGCTAAAGATTCCTCTGGTGCAGACAAAGTCCAAGTCACAGACAAAATCATCTCTCTCTTCTATGGAGTCGTGACACCTATGCTCAATCCCCTTATCTACAGTTTAAGGAACAAAGATGTGAAGGCAGCTGTGAAGAATATACTCTGTCAGAAATGCTTCTCAGGGGGAAAGTGa